In the genome of Nocardia sp. NBC_00416, one region contains:
- a CDS encoding amidohydrolase family protein: MTELSLHDAPEVSLRDATDLLLRNARIDDAAAPVDIAVESGVITAIGAALPLTAANEIDCAGRVVIPGLVEAHVHLDKALLDSEGPEHSGTLAEAIAITAELKRDFTATSIRDRARRVLEQAITHGTTAIRAHPDVDPIVGLLGVHTLLELREEFRGRIDLQIVAFPQEGIFRAPGTLALLRDSLRDGADVIGGCTYNEDSLRQCRRHIDLVFELAAEFGVPVDLHADFADDTADPRFALADYIAEVTDRTGMAGRVAIGHATSLAAREPADRRRVLLRLADAGVAVVPLPATDMFLGGRADNANIRRGIAPVRELWDAGVRTAYSSNNIRNAFTPYGNADLLDIGLFLAQTSHLSGPADLTQVLGMATYEAAAVIGIDDRYGLRVGAAADLVVLSTHRVADALLDRPDRCYVIKAGRIVARTTRTRELLPATPV; this comes from the coding sequence ATGACAGAGCTGTCGCTGCACGACGCGCCAGAGGTATCGCTTCGCGACGCGACCGATCTGCTGCTGCGAAACGCGCGCATCGACGACGCGGCCGCACCGGTGGATATCGCCGTCGAATCCGGTGTGATCACCGCGATCGGCGCGGCGCTACCGCTGACCGCGGCGAACGAGATCGACTGCGCCGGCCGGGTGGTGATCCCCGGCCTGGTGGAAGCACATGTGCACCTGGACAAAGCGCTGCTGGACAGCGAAGGCCCCGAGCACAGCGGCACCCTGGCCGAGGCGATAGCGATCACCGCGGAGCTGAAACGCGATTTCACCGCCACCTCTATCCGGGACCGGGCACGGCGCGTGCTGGAGCAGGCGATCACCCACGGCACCACCGCGATTCGCGCCCACCCGGATGTGGACCCGATCGTCGGACTCCTGGGCGTCCACACCCTGCTGGAATTGCGGGAGGAGTTCCGCGGCCGGATCGACCTGCAGATCGTCGCGTTTCCGCAGGAGGGGATCTTCCGCGCGCCCGGCACCCTCGCATTGCTGCGGGACAGTCTGCGCGACGGCGCCGATGTGATCGGCGGCTGCACCTACAACGAGGATTCGCTGCGACAGTGCCGCCGCCATATCGACCTCGTCTTCGAGCTGGCCGCCGAGTTCGGGGTCCCGGTGGACCTGCACGCCGATTTCGCCGACGATACCGCCGACCCCCGCTTCGCCCTGGCCGATTACATCGCGGAGGTCACCGACCGCACCGGTATGGCCGGACGGGTGGCGATCGGTCACGCGACCTCGCTCGCCGCCCGGGAGCCCGCGGACCGGCGCCGGGTCCTGCTCCGGCTCGCCGACGCCGGCGTGGCCGTGGTCCCGCTGCCCGCCACGGATATGTTCCTCGGCGGCCGCGCCGACAACGCCAATATCCGCCGCGGTATCGCGCCGGTGCGGGAACTGTGGGATGCCGGGGTACGGACCGCCTACTCCTCCAACAACATCCGCAACGCCTTCACCCCGTACGGCAACGCCGACCTGCTCGATATCGGCCTTTTCCTGGCCCAGACCTCACATCTGTCCGGTCCCGCGGACCTCACGCAGGTCCTCGGGATGGCCACCTACGAGGCGGCCGCCGTGATCGGAATCGACGACCGGTACGGGTTGCGGGTAGGGGCCGCGGCCGATCTGGTGGTCCTGTCCACCCACCGGGTCGCCGACGCGCTGCTGGACCGTCCGGACCGGTGTTATGTGATCAAGGCGGGCCGGATCGTTGCGCGCACCACCCGGACCAGGGAACTACTCCCGGCGACCCCGGTGTGA
- a CDS encoding GntR family transcriptional regulator, protein MDSSNPRMTKQQVCRAIRDDIILGTFAPGQRLTEDTLAESYGVSRVPVREALRTLEAEGFAYSRPYAGTFVAELTEAEAADLLEIRALLEPLCASRAAHRRTPEQLGRLKELTALGQESVRAGRLDDLTRLNSRFHEVLAEASGSSLLAQLITQLGWKIAWVYAVELPRRAADSWYEHERICTALEANDAELAQRLVTEHIAHATTAYRLRHARPAVTGSGS, encoded by the coding sequence GTGGACAGCAGCAACCCGCGGATGACCAAACAGCAGGTGTGCCGCGCCATTCGCGACGACATCATCCTCGGCACCTTCGCACCCGGTCAGCGACTCACCGAGGACACCCTGGCCGAGAGCTACGGGGTCTCGCGCGTTCCGGTTCGAGAAGCGTTGCGCACCTTGGAAGCCGAGGGGTTCGCCTATTCGCGCCCGTACGCCGGCACCTTCGTCGCGGAACTGACCGAGGCCGAGGCCGCCGACCTCCTCGAGATCCGCGCGCTGCTCGAACCCCTGTGCGCGAGCCGGGCCGCGCACCGGCGCACCCCGGAACAGCTCGGCCGGCTCAAGGAACTCACCGCGCTCGGCCAGGAATCCGTACGAGCCGGTCGCCTGGACGATCTGACCAGGCTCAACAGTCGATTCCACGAGGTGCTGGCCGAGGCGTCGGGCAGTAGTCTGCTGGCCCAGTTGATCACCCAGCTCGGCTGGAAGATCGCCTGGGTGTACGCGGTCGAGCTGCCGCGCCGGGCGGCCGATTCCTGGTACGAGCACGAACGGATCTGCACCGCCCTCGAAGCCAATGACGCGGAGCTGGCCCAGCGCCTGGTCACCGAGCACATCGCCCACGCGACCACCGCGTACCGGCTCCGGCACGCCCGGCCCGCCGTGACGGGGTCCGGTTCGTAA
- a CDS encoding sulfite exporter TauE/SafE family protein, whose product MDPVYAVLLLAAGFGAGICNAIAGGGSLLSFPALVATGLPPVTATVTNAVAVWPGYLGGAAALRSRVADHRSLLSRLVVVGTAGALGGVVALLAAPPEVFTALVPYLILAATALFAAQPLISRTLADRGGDSRFTLFAGVFLGGVYGAYFNGGMGIVLLTALALGIDASINLLNGLKSVLTLAVSTTATIAVALFGPVDWLSVAILAPACLIGGMVGGKISDRLRPGAFRAVVIVFGAGAGIAMLFT is encoded by the coding sequence ATGGATCCCGTGTACGCGGTTCTGCTGCTGGCCGCCGGTTTCGGCGCCGGTATCTGCAATGCCATCGCCGGCGGCGGCAGCCTGCTCTCTTTTCCCGCGCTGGTGGCCACCGGCCTTCCGCCTGTGACCGCGACCGTGACCAATGCCGTAGCCGTGTGGCCCGGATACCTGGGTGGCGCCGCCGCGCTGCGCTCCCGGGTCGCCGACCATCGCAGCCTGCTGTCCCGGCTGGTGGTCGTGGGTACGGCGGGCGCGCTCGGGGGAGTCGTGGCGCTGCTCGCGGCGCCGCCCGAGGTGTTCACCGCCCTGGTGCCCTACTTGATCCTGGCCGCCACCGCCCTGTTCGCCGCGCAGCCGCTGATCTCGCGGACCCTGGCCGACAGGGGCGGCGACTCCCGGTTCACCCTGTTCGCGGGTGTGTTCCTGGGCGGTGTCTACGGCGCCTACTTCAACGGAGGCATGGGGATCGTGCTGCTCACCGCGCTCGCGCTCGGTATCGACGCCTCGATCAATCTGCTCAACGGCCTGAAGAGCGTCCTCACCCTCGCCGTCTCCACCACCGCCACCATCGCGGTCGCCCTGTTCGGCCCGGTCGACTGGTTGTCGGTCGCGATCCTGGCCCCCGCGTGCCTGATCGGCGGAATGGTGGGCGGCAAGATCTCCGACCGCCTGCGCCCCGGCGCCTTCCGCGCCGTGGTCATCGTCTTCGGTGCCGGCGCGGGCATCGCGATGTTGTTCACGTGA
- a CDS encoding amidohydrolase, which produces MTDLLLRNGRPWMPAQPLETADILIRAGRIERIGADLDAAGVETLDLDGALVLPGFVDTHCHLDKTLWSGPWVPNTGGRSLAGRIANGEGRRAELGIPNPDYSANLLAAMIAGGTSHVRSHIDIDPEVGLAGVEAVRAAAARHAGRVDVELVAFPQGGLISRPGTAELLDEALAGGVEVVGGIDPAGFDGDPAGQLNLLFGLAERHGAKIDIHLHDAGALGAWEFDLIIERTEATGLGGRVAISHAYAMGALPADDQRRIADRLTAAGVAMVTCAVGDAPVVPLRVMHAAGATLALGNDGIRDLWTPYGDGDMLRRISTVAFRDRLLADEEIELALAAGTMGGARVLGLSDHGLAVGARADLVTVEAPTPAAAVVGVPTRKLVLKGGCVVARDGQLAA; this is translated from the coding sequence ATGACCGATCTGCTGCTGCGCAACGGGCGTCCGTGGATGCCCGCCCAACCGCTGGAAACCGCCGACATCCTGATCCGGGCCGGACGGATCGAACGCATCGGGGCCGACCTGGACGCGGCCGGGGTCGAAACCCTGGACCTGGACGGTGCGCTGGTGCTGCCCGGATTCGTCGACACCCACTGCCACCTGGACAAAACTCTGTGGAGCGGTCCCTGGGTGCCCAATACCGGCGGCCGATCACTGGCGGGCCGGATCGCCAACGGCGAGGGCCGCCGGGCCGAACTCGGCATCCCCAACCCCGACTACTCGGCCAACCTGCTCGCGGCCATGATCGCCGGCGGAACCTCGCATGTGCGCAGCCATATCGATATCGATCCCGAGGTCGGGTTGGCCGGTGTCGAAGCGGTGCGGGCCGCCGCCGCCCGGCACGCGGGCCGGGTGGACGTCGAACTGGTCGCCTTTCCGCAGGGTGGGCTGATCAGCCGTCCCGGGACGGCCGAACTGCTGGACGAGGCCCTGGCCGGCGGCGTCGAGGTGGTCGGTGGGATAGATCCCGCCGGGTTCGACGGCGATCCGGCCGGTCAGCTGAACCTGCTGTTCGGGCTGGCCGAACGCCACGGCGCGAAGATCGATATCCATCTGCACGACGCCGGCGCCCTCGGCGCCTGGGAGTTCGATCTGATCATCGAGCGCACCGAGGCCACCGGGCTGGGCGGCCGGGTGGCCATCAGTCACGCCTACGCGATGGGAGCGCTGCCCGCCGATGATCAGCGGCGGATCGCCGACCGACTCACGGCGGCCGGGGTGGCCATGGTGACCTGCGCGGTCGGTGACGCGCCGGTGGTCCCGCTGCGGGTGATGCACGCGGCCGGCGCGACCCTCGCGCTCGGCAACGACGGCATCCGTGATCTGTGGACCCCCTACGGCGACGGCGATATGTTGCGCCGGATCAGCACGGTCGCGTTCCGTGACCGCTTGCTGGCCGACGAGGAGATCGAACTGGCGCTCGCGGCCGGGACGATGGGCGGCGCGCGGGTTCTCGGGCTGTCGGATCACGGACTCGCGGTGGGCGCCCGGGCCGATCTCGTCACGGTGGAGGCGCCGACGCCGGCCGCCGCCGTGGTAGGCGTGCCGACCCGGAAACTGGTCCTCAAGGGTGGGTGCGTGGTGGCCCGCGACGGTCAACTCGCCGCTTGA
- a CDS encoding ABC transporter ATP-binding protein yields MYTTEPDAALAFRNVSMVFENGTAALRDIDISVRPGEFVSLVGPSGCGKSTLLRLAAGFEDASSGTVEVATDRLGYVFQEATLLSWRTVLRNVELPAELAGVDRAERRAAAQDAIDRVGLTGFEKHKPAQLSGGMRMRASIARALTLRPEVFLFDEPFGALDEITRQRLNEEVGSLFRRDAFAGVFVTHSVPEAVFMSTRVVVLTGRPGRVAADIPVPLDFPREPGLRYTPEFAEIAGAVSAALHTAEQAVAA; encoded by the coding sequence ATGTATACGACCGAGCCGGATGCGGCGCTCGCGTTCCGGAACGTGTCGATGGTCTTCGAGAACGGGACCGCCGCCCTGCGCGATATCGATATCAGCGTCCGTCCGGGCGAATTCGTCTCCCTCGTCGGTCCGTCCGGCTGCGGCAAATCGACGCTGCTGCGGTTGGCGGCCGGTTTCGAGGACGCCAGCTCCGGCACGGTCGAGGTCGCCACGGACCGTCTCGGCTACGTCTTCCAGGAAGCGACACTGCTGTCGTGGCGCACAGTGCTGCGCAATGTCGAGCTGCCCGCGGAACTGGCCGGGGTGGACCGCGCCGAACGGCGCGCGGCCGCACAGGACGCCATCGATCGAGTGGGCCTGACCGGGTTCGAGAAACACAAACCCGCGCAATTGTCCGGCGGGATGCGCATGCGGGCCTCCATCGCCCGCGCGCTCACCCTGCGGCCGGAGGTCTTCCTGTTCGACGAGCCGTTCGGCGCGCTCGACGAGATCACCCGCCAGCGCCTCAACGAGGAAGTGGGCAGTCTGTTCCGCCGCGACGCGTTCGCCGGTGTGTTCGTCACCCACTCGGTGCCGGAGGCGGTGTTCATGTCGACCCGGGTCGTCGTGCTCACCGGCCGCCCGGGCCGGGTGGCCGCCGATATCCCGGTGCCCCTGGACTTTCCCCGCGAGCCGGGATTGCGCTACACCCCGGAGTTCGCCGAGATCGCCGGTGCGGTCTCCGCCGCGCTGCACACCGCGGAACAGGCGGTCGCGGCATGA
- a CDS encoding ABC transporter permease, whose amino-acid sequence MTTVAADTAAHTVVAQSQPKQSARARRRPAPVRIIAPVVVFVLVIGAWFLASRYLIAEESRFLLPGPEKVLSEGLLDSAVRSEILSALGSTVLVALSGLLIAMVLGVGFAVVMSQARWAEYSLYPYAVILQTIPILAVVPLFGFWFGYEFGSRVIVCVMVSLFPVVTNTLFGLKAVAPAEHDLFTLHGATRAQRLLKLQLPAALPAMISGFKISGGMAIIGSIVADFFFRQGEPGIGRMIDVYRQRLATEELLTALLLSSLAGLILFWFFDFLAVRVERAHGRRRGH is encoded by the coding sequence ATGACCACGGTAGCGGCGGATACCGCCGCCCACACCGTCGTCGCGCAGTCGCAGCCGAAACAGTCGGCGCGGGCCCGGCGCCGCCCGGCGCCGGTGCGGATCATCGCCCCCGTCGTGGTGTTCGTGCTCGTCATTGGCGCCTGGTTCCTCGCCAGCCGCTACCTCATCGCCGAGGAGTCGCGATTCCTGCTGCCGGGCCCGGAGAAGGTGCTCAGCGAAGGCCTCCTCGACTCGGCGGTGCGTTCGGAGATCCTGTCCGCGCTGGGCTCCACGGTGCTGGTCGCGCTGAGCGGGTTGCTCATCGCCATGGTGCTGGGTGTGGGCTTCGCGGTGGTGATGAGCCAGGCGCGGTGGGCCGAATACTCCCTGTACCCGTATGCCGTGATCCTGCAGACCATCCCGATCCTCGCCGTGGTGCCGCTGTTCGGGTTCTGGTTCGGCTACGAATTCGGTAGCCGCGTGATCGTCTGCGTCATGGTGTCGCTGTTCCCGGTGGTCACCAATACGCTGTTCGGCTTGAAGGCCGTCGCCCCCGCGGAACACGATCTGTTCACCCTGCACGGAGCCACCCGCGCGCAGCGGCTGCTGAAACTTCAGCTGCCCGCCGCGCTGCCGGCGATGATCTCCGGCTTCAAGATCTCCGGCGGGATGGCGATCATCGGGTCGATCGTGGCGGATTTCTTCTTCCGCCAGGGGGAACCGGGGATCGGCCGGATGATCGACGTCTACCGGCAGCGGTTGGCGACCGAGGAACTGCTCACCGCGCTGCTGCTGTCCTCGCTGGCCGGTCTGATCCTGTTCTGGTTCTTCGATTTCCTGGCGGTCCGCGTCGAGCGGGCCCACGGCCGCCGTCGCGGCCACTGA
- a CDS encoding ABC transporter substrate-binding protein, with protein sequence MKKPVSALTAAAGAALLTACGGATSIPEPTGEGPLAGICPSTVVIQTDWYATPERAAAFQLVGPDGTVDVNKGSYTGPLGDTGVNVEVRLGGPFLGGQPVPAQMYQDTSITLGFVPTDDAVRAQAEFPVTGVFASLDVNPQIVMWDPATYHVRSWKDVPATNAPVVYSEGKIFMDYLTANGYVRDDQADASFDGTPSRFVAEHGRVMQQGYVSNEPYRWEHDVEGWRKPTDYLLVHESGYEIYPHAWSVRAGELDALRPCLTKLVPMLQQAQVDYIADPEPVNAALLRIADTIPDGPPMTAAGNTDSVKVQVAEKIVGNGPDTTLGNFDDARVNRVIAAVTPILRKRGDQIAEGLTAADLVTNEFIDPAIGLAAVPKP encoded by the coding sequence ATGAAGAAACCTGTCTCAGCACTGACCGCCGCCGCCGGCGCCGCCCTGCTCACCGCGTGCGGCGGCGCCACCTCCATCCCCGAACCCACCGGAGAGGGCCCGCTCGCCGGTATCTGCCCGTCCACGGTGGTGATCCAGACGGACTGGTACGCCACCCCCGAGCGCGCCGCCGCCTTCCAGCTCGTCGGCCCCGACGGCACGGTGGACGTGAACAAGGGCTCCTACACCGGTCCGCTCGGCGATACCGGGGTGAATGTCGAAGTCCGCCTGGGCGGCCCGTTCCTGGGCGGCCAGCCGGTGCCGGCGCAGATGTACCAGGACACCTCGATCACGCTGGGTTTCGTCCCCACCGACGACGCCGTCCGGGCGCAGGCCGAATTCCCGGTCACCGGCGTATTCGCCTCACTCGACGTCAACCCGCAGATCGTGATGTGGGATCCGGCGACCTACCACGTCCGATCGTGGAAGGACGTGCCCGCCACCAATGCCCCCGTGGTGTACAGCGAGGGCAAGATATTCATGGACTACCTCACCGCCAACGGCTATGTGCGCGACGACCAGGCCGACGCCTCGTTCGACGGCACCCCGAGCCGGTTCGTCGCCGAACACGGTCGCGTGATGCAGCAGGGCTATGTGTCCAACGAGCCCTACCGCTGGGAGCACGATGTGGAGGGCTGGCGCAAACCCACCGACTATCTGCTGGTGCACGAGTCCGGCTACGAGATCTACCCGCACGCCTGGTCGGTGCGCGCCGGTGAACTCGACGCCCTGCGGCCCTGCCTCACGAAACTGGTCCCGATGCTGCAGCAGGCGCAGGTCGACTACATCGCCGACCCGGAACCGGTCAACGCGGCACTGCTGCGGATCGCCGACACCATCCCCGACGGCCCGCCGATGACCGCGGCCGGCAACACCGATTCGGTGAAAGTCCAGGTGGCCGAGAAGATCGTCGGCAACGGCCCCGACACCACCCTCGGTAATTTCGACGATGCCCGGGTGAACCGGGTGATCGCCGCGGTCACCCCGATCCTGCGCAAACGAGGTGACCAGATCGCCGAGGGGCTCACCGCCGCCGACCTGGTGACCAACGAGTTCATCGATCCCGCCATCGGGCTCGCGGCGGTACCGAAACCCTGA
- a CDS encoding DUF6879 family protein, producing the protein MLYLQREPPDWAVMFRDCEFEAFHLEVRDAYAVPAETHRYRRFLDGLPALPDPDKHQWNSMVREATGRGVSVTRVRVVTVPHTDYHRWLLSVTGANAEAGEDIRYVPRHLAGEVPADDWWLIDNARVVYNLVDDQGGPAGLAVTTDPGIAGYARGVRKRLWNMATPYMEYVDE; encoded by the coding sequence GTGCTCTATCTTCAGCGTGAGCCGCCGGACTGGGCAGTGATGTTCCGCGACTGCGAGTTCGAGGCTTTCCACCTCGAAGTCCGGGACGCCTATGCCGTGCCGGCCGAAACGCATCGGTACCGGCGCTTCCTCGACGGTCTGCCCGCGCTGCCGGATCCCGATAAGCACCAGTGGAACTCGATGGTCCGGGAGGCGACGGGCCGGGGCGTCTCGGTGACCCGGGTGCGGGTCGTGACGGTGCCGCACACCGACTACCACCGCTGGCTGCTCTCGGTGACCGGCGCCAACGCCGAGGCGGGCGAGGACATCCGTTACGTGCCCCGGCACCTCGCCGGTGAGGTGCCCGCCGACGACTGGTGGCTGATCGACAACGCGCGGGTGGTCTACAACCTGGTCGACGACCAGGGTGGTCCCGCCGGTCTGGCCGTCACCACGGACCCCGGGATCGCCGGGTACGCCCGGGGTGTGCGAAAGCGCCTCTGGAATATGGCAACGCCGTACATGGAGTATGTCGACGAATGA
- a CDS encoding helix-turn-helix domain-containing protein, translating into MTDVHDAREALGARLRELRRAAGLTNRKLAQLSGWHESKVSKIEFARIKPSDDDVRAYCRHCDAADQLPDLLATARNIEVAYLEWQKVLGTGLKRRQQKSLKLEASAAHIRDFQPQIVPGLLQTAEYAAAKLRRGIEFHRLPDDIDDAVSKRMERQRVLYQRDHLFHFLIAEQALHTTVGDDSVMIGQLDRLFSVFGLPRVTIGIVPATAEAMVVSTNFVMFDNRLVMVEGTAAELTISQPREIDVYGRAFDTLAGQSVTGEQARELIRSALRGRSALPSA; encoded by the coding sequence ATGACCGACGTTCACGACGCGCGGGAAGCTCTCGGAGCCCGACTCCGGGAGCTTCGCCGGGCCGCGGGGCTCACCAATCGCAAACTCGCCCAACTTTCGGGCTGGCACGAATCCAAGGTCAGCAAGATCGAATTCGCGCGGATAAAACCGTCCGACGACGATGTCCGCGCCTACTGCCGGCACTGCGACGCCGCGGACCAGCTACCGGATCTGCTGGCGACCGCGCGCAATATCGAGGTCGCCTACCTCGAATGGCAGAAGGTTCTCGGTACCGGTCTCAAACGGCGGCAGCAGAAGTCGTTGAAGCTCGAGGCGTCGGCAGCCCATATCCGCGATTTCCAACCGCAGATCGTGCCCGGCCTGTTGCAGACGGCGGAGTACGCGGCGGCCAAACTGCGCCGGGGCATCGAGTTCCATCGTCTGCCCGACGACATCGACGATGCCGTATCGAAGCGTATGGAACGCCAGCGCGTGCTGTACCAGCGCGATCACCTGTTCCACTTCCTCATCGCAGAGCAGGCGCTGCACACCACGGTCGGCGACGATTCCGTCATGATCGGTCAGCTCGACCGGCTGTTCTCGGTGTTCGGGCTACCTCGTGTCACGATCGGCATCGTGCCGGCCACGGCCGAGGCGATGGTGGTGTCCACCAATTTCGTCATGTTCGACAACCGGCTCGTGATGGTGGAGGGGACGGCGGCGGAACTCACGATCTCGCAGCCGCGGGAGATCGACGTGTACGGGCGGGCGTTCGACACGCTGGCCGGGCAGTCGGTGACCGGGGAGCAGGCCCGGGAGTTGATCCGCTCGGCACTCCGTGGGCGCAGCGCACTGCCCTCGGCCTGA
- a CDS encoding carbohydrate ABC transporter permease, producing the protein MRPGTARRRRARGLLRAAALYLALIAMAWCALLPIVWALSGSVKSQSEITTPTLAPRHPQWSNYGEVFHLMPFGRMFLNTICYAGCITAGQVFFCSLAGYAFARLRFTGRDALFLAYLATLMVPLTVTVIPQFILIRTLGWTDTPWALIVPGLFGNAFGTYLMRQFFRTLPTDLEEAALLDGCSLWQIYWRVLLPNAKPAVMVLTVLTWVTVWNDFLWPLVMIQRQDISTVTLGLVWIQGQYVSDWPVLMAASMLILLPLALVYALAQKAFVRGIAMAGLGGR; encoded by the coding sequence ATGAGGCCGGGCACGGCTCGACGCCGGCGCGCACGCGGCCTCCTGCGGGCCGCCGCGCTCTACCTGGCCCTGATCGCCATGGCGTGGTGCGCACTGCTGCCCATAGTGTGGGCGCTCTCGGGTTCGGTGAAGAGCCAGTCCGAGATCACCACACCGACCCTGGCCCCGCGGCATCCGCAATGGTCCAACTACGGCGAGGTCTTTCACCTGATGCCGTTCGGCCGGATGTTTCTCAATACGATCTGCTACGCCGGGTGTATCACGGCCGGCCAGGTGTTCTTCTGCTCGCTGGCCGGATACGCGTTCGCTCGGCTGCGGTTCACCGGGCGCGACGCCCTGTTCCTGGCCTACCTGGCCACCCTCATGGTGCCGCTCACCGTAACCGTCATTCCGCAGTTCATCCTCATTCGAACGCTGGGCTGGACGGATACCCCCTGGGCCCTGATCGTGCCCGGATTGTTCGGCAACGCCTTCGGCACCTACCTGATGCGGCAGTTCTTCCGCACCCTCCCCACCGACCTCGAGGAGGCCGCGCTTCTCGACGGCTGCTCACTGTGGCAGATCTACTGGCGCGTGCTGTTACCCAATGCGAAGCCCGCCGTCATGGTGCTGACGGTGCTCACCTGGGTCACTGTGTGGAACGACTTCCTGTGGCCGTTGGTGATGATCCAACGCCAGGACATCTCCACCGTCACCCTGGGCCTGGTGTGGATACAGGGGCAGTACGTCTCGGACTGGCCGGTGTTGATGGCCGCGTCCATGCTGATCCTCCTACCGCTGGCACTCGTCTACGCCCTCGCGCAGAAAGCGTTCGTTCGAGGTATCGCCATGGCCGGTCTCGGCGGCCGATGA
- a CDS encoding carbohydrate ABC transporter permease, translating into MTATDERAVEETSAPASPSPPRRSALARRQARAARIFIAPNLLAVAVFLVFPLGFSLYLSFQQWDLFGPIRFTGLGNFRRLLTADPLFTIALRNTIVFTLGTLLPTVAISLVVAAALNQRVRGIGFFRTVMFLPLAVSSVVMAVIWRFVFDTDNGPLNMILGWIGLGPVPWLVDPNWAMVSVCLVSTWKSIPFATVVLLAAMQGVPEDLYEAAKIDGAGGIRRFVSITLPLIRGALSFVFVISIINSVQAFDQIYVLTGGRGGPETGTYVFGIMIFQNAFAFGDAGYASAIAWLIFLVLLSLTGAQLWFSRRNATEQ; encoded by the coding sequence ATGACAGCGACCGACGAGCGGGCCGTCGAGGAAACTTCGGCACCGGCTTCCCCGAGTCCACCGCGCCGATCGGCGCTCGCGAGGCGACAGGCGCGGGCCGCGCGGATATTCATCGCGCCGAACCTTCTCGCGGTGGCGGTATTCCTGGTCTTTCCGCTGGGGTTCTCGCTGTATCTGAGCTTTCAGCAGTGGGACCTGTTCGGCCCGATCCGTTTCACCGGGCTCGGCAACTTCCGCCGGCTGCTCACCGCGGATCCGTTGTTCACCATCGCCTTGCGGAACACGATCGTTTTCACGCTCGGAACCCTGCTGCCGACCGTGGCGATCAGCCTCGTCGTCGCCGCGGCGCTGAACCAGCGGGTCAGGGGGATCGGCTTCTTCCGGACCGTCATGTTCCTGCCGCTGGCGGTGTCGAGTGTGGTCATGGCCGTGATCTGGCGTTTCGTATTCGACACCGACAACGGGCCGCTCAATATGATCCTCGGCTGGATCGGACTCGGTCCCGTTCCCTGGCTGGTCGACCCGAACTGGGCGATGGTGTCGGTGTGCCTGGTCAGCACCTGGAAGAGCATCCCGTTCGCCACCGTGGTCCTGCTGGCCGCCATGCAGGGTGTACCGGAAGATCTGTACGAGGCGGCAAAGATCGACGGGGCGGGCGGAATACGACGATTCGTATCGATCACGCTGCCGCTGATCCGGGGCGCCCTGTCTTTCGTATTCGTCATCTCGATCATCAACTCGGTGCAGGCCTTCGACCAGATCTACGTACTCACCGGCGGCCGCGGCGGACCGGAGACGGGGACCTACGTCTTCGGCATCATGATCTTCCAGAACGCGTTCGCGTTCGGCGACGCCGGCTACGCGTCCGCCATCGCCTGGCTGATCTTCCTCGTCCTGTTGTCGCTGACCGGCGCACAACTGTGGTTCAGCCGTAGAAACGCCACCGAGCAATGA